The following proteins come from a genomic window of Polaribacter dokdonensis:
- a CDS encoding DUF2061 domain-containing protein, translating into MILDQVLLHKKSESKSFKDAQSSEKPLRSVIKALSWRVVGTLDTLIVSYVLTGEIALATSIASIDFITKLLLYFFHERIWNKIKWGK; encoded by the coding sequence ATGATTTTAGACCAAGTTTTACTTCATAAAAAATCAGAAAGTAAAAGTTTTAAAGATGCTCAATCATCAGAAAAACCTTTAAGGAGTGTAATAAAAGCTTTGAGTTGGAGAGTTGTTGGTACTTTAGATACGCTTATTGTTTCTTACGTGCTTACTGGAGAAATTGCTTTAGCAACCTCTATTGCCTCTATAGATTTTATAACAAAACTATTGCTCTATTTTTTTCATGAAAGAATTTGGAATAAAATAAAATGGGGAAAATAA
- a CDS encoding acyloxyacyl hydrolase, translating into MNTKNLSLILVGFVLFFGNESYAQDDNKSKTKFTEFLSNSYYSINFGAIFYPFSNDNLIDGFQTETFSKNRFSGRMLLGHKITDDLSAQFGVIRPASWFKYDNVNNIGYDRSVWINAWSLSLKKDFNLTDRMSVYAEAGIANVTRIGFSINDQVIYEDAHFANFLYGFGLQYWLSEKWRLSANGTFMPKSDKYNQPSISQASLGFEYHLQQVDDSTAEQYAKNDYFFPKNIFQVSYGTGALGFGMNEFFSMNVKVGNFESFGIPVFWLGDVKAEHAFSLTYQRLIYRSEKIFSLDWGVSATYFQSQAGKSDVFAFSIFPVLRFYLYRNKNYDFYTNYSIIGPAFISKSDIDGFETGPKITYQDTMGFGVFFGKEREYNFELRIMHYSNGNIFTRNAGVAVPIQFTLGKTF; encoded by the coding sequence ATGAACACTAAAAATCTTAGTCTTATTTTAGTTGGTTTTGTCCTGTTTTTTGGAAATGAAAGTTACGCTCAAGATGATAACAAAAGCAAAACTAAGTTCACAGAATTTTTATCAAATTCTTATTATAGTATAAATTTTGGAGCCATTTTTTACCCTTTTTCAAACGATAATCTAATTGATGGTTTTCAAACTGAAACTTTTAGTAAAAATAGATTTTCTGGTAGAATGCTTTTGGGTCATAAAATTACAGATGATTTGTCTGCACAATTTGGAGTTATAAGACCAGCTTCTTGGTTTAAGTATGATAATGTAAATAATATTGGTTATGATAGAAGTGTTTGGATTAACGCTTGGAGTTTATCTTTAAAAAAAGATTTTAATCTTACTGATAGAATGTCTGTTTATGCAGAAGCAGGTATTGCAAATGTTACAAGAATTGGTTTTTCTATAAACGATCAAGTAATTTATGAAGATGCTCATTTTGCAAATTTTTTATATGGATTTGGATTACAATATTGGTTGTCAGAAAAATGGCGATTGTCTGCAAATGGAACCTTTATGCCAAAGTCAGACAAGTACAATCAGCCATCTATATCACAAGCCTCTTTAGGCTTTGAATATCATTTACAGCAAGTAGATGACAGTACTGCAGAACAATATGCTAAAAATGATTATTTCTTTCCAAAAAATATTTTTCAAGTTAGTTATGGAACAGGAGCTTTAGGTTTTGGTATGAATGAGTTTTTCTCAATGAATGTAAAAGTGGGTAATTTTGAAAGTTTTGGAATACCTGTTTTTTGGTTGGGTGATGTAAAAGCCGAACACGCTTTTTCTTTAACCTATCAACGATTAATTTATAGGTCAGAAAAGATTTTTTCTTTAGATTGGGGTGTAAGTGCAACCTATTTTCAATCGCAAGCAGGTAAATCTGATGTGTTTGCCTTTTCTATTTTTCCTGTATTACGTTTTTATTTATATCGAAATAAAAATTACGATTTTTATACAAATTACTCCATAATTGGCCCTGCTTTTATTTCAAAAAGCGATATTGATGGTTTTGAAACTGGCCCTAAAATCACCTATCAAGACACTATGGGATTTGGAGTTTTCTTTGGTAAAGAAAGAGAATATAATTTCGAGCTAAGAATTATGCATTACTCAAATGGAAACATTTTTACAAGAAATGCTGGTGTTGCAGTACCTATTCAATTTACTTTAGGAAAGACTTTCTAA
- a CDS encoding RrF2 family transcriptional regulator has protein sequence MLSKKTKYGIKALTYLAKQEEKMPVAIATISKSENISLKFLESILLTLRKNGLLGSKKGKGGGYYLLKEPNEILMTSIYRILEGPISMVPCVSLNFYEKCDDCPDENACAVHKLMIQVRDNTLQIFRNTTLADLTSHSSNQE, from the coding sequence ATGCTTTCTAAAAAAACAAAATACGGAATTAAAGCGCTTACTTATTTAGCGAAACAAGAGGAGAAAATGCCTGTTGCAATAGCTACAATATCTAAAAGTGAAAATATTTCTTTAAAATTTTTAGAAAGTATTTTACTCACACTTCGTAAAAACGGCTTGTTAGGTTCCAAAAAAGGAAAAGGTGGAGGTTATTATTTGCTAAAAGAGCCTAACGAAATTTTAATGACTTCGATTTATCGAATATTAGAAGGGCCAATTTCTATGGTGCCTTGTGTAAGTTTAAATTTCTATGAAAAGTGCGATGATTGCCCAGATGAAAATGCGTGTGCTGTGCATAAACTTATGATTCAAGTTAGAGATAATACACTACAAATTTTCAGAAATACAACCTTGGCAGATTTAACATCTCACTCATCTAATCAAGAATAG
- a CDS encoding polysaccharide lyase family 7 protein, giving the protein MKFVFKLSLLSIVFFMLLSCGSSEPEDEVIIEEQLALSTLNVFSADQESQSVTVTSNLYWYTELNVDWITLSPRFGTDNGAINVTVASNPNFEERTGTITVIGGSYTRNLTVTQEAKVDNGGVLDPNKSPAQNFDLSTWKLNTPENNGSGFSKTISVSEINGGYEDNNYFYTGSDGGLVFKCPVDGFKTSANTSYTRVELREMLRGTDTSIPTQGVNKNNWVFGSSPASDKTAAAGFDGEMNATLAVNYVTTTGSSGQVGRVIIGQIHANDDEPIRLYYRKLPNNSLGSIYFAHEPRDGFGGEQWYDMIGSRSNSATNPSDGIALDEKFSYQIKTVNNTLTVTISREGKPDVVEVVDMTNSGFDQSGQYQYFKAGLYQGNNSGSSDDYVQATFYALEKSHTTN; this is encoded by the coding sequence ATGAAGTTTGTATTCAAATTAAGTTTGTTAAGTATTGTGTTTTTTATGCTACTATCTTGTGGTTCATCAGAACCAGAAGATGAAGTAATTATAGAAGAGCAGTTGGCTTTATCAACGCTAAATGTTTTTTCTGCAGATCAAGAATCTCAGTCAGTTACAGTAACCTCAAATTTATATTGGTATACAGAGTTAAATGTAGATTGGATTACACTTTCACCAAGATTCGGAACAGATAATGGAGCTATAAATGTTACAGTGGCTAGCAACCCAAATTTCGAAGAGCGAACTGGAACAATAACCGTTATTGGAGGCAGTTATACAAGAAATCTTACTGTAACTCAAGAGGCTAAAGTAGATAATGGAGGTGTTTTAGATCCTAATAAGTCGCCTGCACAAAATTTTGATTTATCAACTTGGAAGTTAAATACACCAGAAAATAATGGAAGTGGTTTTTCTAAAACTATTTCAGTGAGTGAAATCAATGGGGGTTATGAAGATAACAACTACTTTTATACAGGTTCAGATGGTGGTTTGGTTTTTAAATGTCCTGTAGATGGTTTTAAAACTTCTGCAAATACAAGCTACACAAGAGTAGAACTTAGAGAAATGTTAAGAGGCACTGACACGAGTATACCTACTCAAGGTGTAAATAAAAATAACTGGGTTTTTGGTTCATCTCCAGCTTCAGATAAAACAGCAGCTGCAGGTTTTGATGGAGAAATGAATGCAACCTTAGCTGTAAATTATGTAACAACTACAGGTTCATCTGGTCAAGTTGGTAGAGTTATTATTGGACAAATTCATGCCAATGATGATGAACCAATAAGATTATATTACAGAAAATTACCTAATAATTCTCTAGGGTCTATATATTTTGCTCATGAACCTAGAGATGGTTTTGGTGGTGAACAATGGTATGATATGATTGGTTCTAGAAGTAATTCTGCTACTAATCCTTCTGATGGAATAGCCTTAGATGAAAAATTTTCTTATCAAATTAAAACCGTAAATAATACACTTACAGTTACCATTTCTAGAGAAGGTAAACCAGATGTAGTTGAGGTTGTAGATATGACTAACAGTGGTTTTGATCAAAGTGGACAATATCAATATTTTAAGGCAGGTTTGTATCAAGGTAATAATTCTGGAAGCTCAGATGATTATGTACAAGCTACTTTTTACGCTTTAGAAAAATCGCATACAACAAACTAG
- a CDS encoding trans-sulfuration enzyme family protein has product MAKKIHFETEAIRNQTERSQFSEHSTPLYLTSSFVFDDAEEMRASFAEEKQRNLYSRFTNPNTSEFVNKVVAMEGAESGYGFATGMSAIFSSFAALLNAGDHIVSCRSVFGSTHSMFTKYLPKWNIETSYFKVDEVGLVESLIKENTKILYIETPTNPAVDILDLALIGKLAKKHNLIYIVDNCFATPYIQQPIKFGADLVIHSATKLMDGQGRVLGGVTVGKEDLIREIYLFARNTGPAMSPFNAWVLSKSLETLAIRVEKHCENALKVAEFLEENQNVELVKYPFLKSHPQYKVAQQQMKLGGNIVAFEIKGGIEAGRKFLDKIKMCSLSANLGDTRTIVTHPSSTTHGRLSEEDRLEVGITNGLVRVSVGLENVADIIEDLNQALSN; this is encoded by the coding sequence ATGGCTAAGAAAATACATTTCGAAACAGAAGCAATAAGAAACCAAACTGAAAGAAGTCAGTTTTCTGAGCATTCTACTCCTCTATATTTAACATCTAGTTTTGTTTTTGATGATGCAGAAGAAATGAGAGCCTCATTTGCAGAAGAAAAACAACGTAATTTATACAGCAGATTTACAAACCCAAATACTAGTGAGTTTGTAAATAAAGTGGTTGCTATGGAAGGTGCAGAAAGTGGTTACGGCTTTGCAACAGGAATGTCTGCAATCTTTTCATCGTTTGCAGCCTTGTTAAATGCAGGAGATCATATTGTTTCTTGCAGATCGGTTTTTGGTTCAACACACAGTATGTTTACCAAATATTTACCAAAATGGAATATTGAAACTTCTTATTTTAAGGTTGATGAGGTTGGTTTGGTAGAAAGCCTAATTAAAGAAAATACAAAGATTCTTTATATAGAAACTCCTACAAATCCTGCTGTTGATATTTTAGATTTAGCACTAATTGGCAAACTAGCTAAGAAACATAATCTAATTTATATTGTTGATAATTGCTTTGCAACACCCTACATTCAACAACCCATAAAATTTGGAGCAGATTTGGTGATTCATTCAGCTACAAAATTAATGGATGGACAAGGAAGAGTGTTAGGTGGAGTTACAGTAGGTAAAGAAGATTTGATTCGTGAAATTTATTTATTTGCCAGAAATACAGGGCCAGCTATGTCTCCTTTTAATGCTTGGGTTTTATCAAAAAGTTTAGAAACTTTAGCTATTAGAGTAGAAAAACATTGCGAAAATGCTTTAAAAGTAGCTGAGTTTTTAGAAGAAAACCAAAATGTTGAGTTGGTAAAATATCCATTTCTAAAATCACATCCTCAGTATAAAGTTGCTCAGCAACAAATGAAATTAGGAGGTAACATTGTTGCTTTCGAAATTAAAGGCGGAATAGAAGCTGGTAGAAAATTCTTAGATAAAATTAAAATGTGTTCTTTATCAGCAAATTTAGGTGATACAAGAACCATTGTTACACATCCATCATCTACAACTCATGGTCGTTTATCAGAAGAAGACAGATTAGAAGTTGGTATTACAAACGGTTTGGTACGTGTTTCTGTTGGTTTAGAAAATGTGGCAGATATTATAGAAGATTTAAATCAAGCTTTAAGCAACTAA
- the thrA gene encoding bifunctional aspartate kinase/homoserine dehydrogenase I has product MKHPLKHIKIKDFTTEAGVLISELNLSYQVFGKELGTAPVVLINHALTGNSEVAGKNGWWQDIVGKEKAINIDAYTVLSFNIPGNGFDEFLIDNYKDFIARDVAKLFLEGLSILKIKQLFALIGGSLGGGIAWEMVVLNNQLTQHFLPIATDWKSTDWLIANCQIQEQFLVNSSNPVHDARMHAMLCYRTPESFKERFHRSKNEDSAIFNVESWLLHHGKKLQERYQLSSYKLMNQLLKTIDVTVGGKKDIAILDQIDANIHIIGVDSDLFFTAEENRETHKKLALTKANVTYNEINSVHGHDAFLIEYNQLEKIIEPIFNKDYREKKMKVIKFGGKSLANEKGLQNAIDIIVDKDKNGEKFTVVLSARGNSTNDLETILDLAATKKDYKTEFKKFKEYQQEPSNSVDLNEQFTKLETIFEGVSLLGDFSQKIKDEVLAQGELLSVKLVASLLEKEGLSVNPVDARSLIITDENFGNAQPIQSESKEKVLQFFKENKDAINIVTGFISSNKKGETTTLGRNGSNYTAALLANFLDADELQNYTHVNGIFTANPDIVADAKKIAQLSFSEANELANFGANILHAKTIIPLLEKNINLRILNTFNKEDQGTLITSESSTKGIKSISTIDNVSLINFEGRGLLGKVGIDARIFKTLSDRDINVSIIAQGSSERGIGLIIDSDKAKQAVEALEKEFENDLYAQDVNQVSVNNDVAVISIIGQDLSEFHHPYNALIKNQIVPLLFNNTVSGKNVSLVVKKEQLYKAVNVIHGQVFGVTKKINIAVFGKGLVGGTLIDQIIENTQSVLERRKIQLNVFAVANSKKVLLNKNGATKNWKQNLLENGDENASVDDIIAFAKKHHLENLIAVDNTASINFVGNYISLIEAGFDLVSCNKIANTLSFDFYKEVRAKLKEYKKQYLYETNVGAGLPLIDTIRLLHESGENITKIRGVFSGSLSYLFNNFSANNVPFSEVLQEAIDKGFTEPDPREDLGGNDVARKLLILARELDLENEFDEVNIKNLIPENLREGSPEDFLSKLDLLNEEYQTIKEQQEENHVLRYIGELSGDLSKEKGNLEVKLVSTPTNTPLGSLKGSDAIFEIYTESYGEQPIVIQGAGAGASVTARGVFGDILRLAKHNN; this is encoded by the coding sequence TTGAAACATCCATTAAAACATATTAAAATAAAAGATTTTACCACAGAAGCAGGTGTATTAATTTCTGAATTAAATTTGAGTTATCAAGTTTTTGGGAAAGAATTGGGCACAGCTCCTGTGGTTTTAATCAACCATGCATTAACAGGCAATAGTGAAGTTGCAGGTAAAAATGGTTGGTGGCAAGATATTGTGGGTAAAGAAAAAGCCATTAATATAGATGCTTATACTGTGCTTTCTTTTAACATTCCAGGTAATGGTTTTGATGAGTTTTTGATAGATAATTACAAAGATTTTATTGCAAGAGATGTTGCAAAACTTTTTTTAGAAGGATTGTCAATATTAAAAATTAAACAACTATTTGCTCTAATTGGTGGTTCTTTAGGTGGAGGTATTGCTTGGGAAATGGTTGTTTTAAACAACCAACTAACTCAACATTTTCTGCCAATTGCCACAGATTGGAAATCTACAGATTGGTTAATTGCAAATTGTCAAATTCAAGAGCAATTTTTGGTAAACTCTAGTAATCCTGTGCATGATGCAAGAATGCATGCAATGTTGTGTTATAGAACACCAGAATCTTTTAAAGAACGTTTTCACAGATCTAAAAATGAAGATTCAGCTATTTTTAATGTAGAAAGTTGGTTGTTGCATCATGGAAAAAAGTTGCAAGAACGTTATCAATTGTCTTCGTATAAATTAATGAATCAATTGTTAAAAACGATTGATGTTACTGTTGGTGGCAAAAAAGACATTGCTATTTTAGATCAAATAGATGCCAATATTCACATTATTGGTGTGGATTCTGATTTGTTTTTTACAGCCGAAGAAAACAGAGAAACTCATAAAAAATTGGCATTAACAAAAGCGAATGTGACCTATAATGAAATTAATTCAGTGCATGGCCATGATGCGTTTTTAATAGAATACAATCAATTAGAAAAAATAATTGAGCCTATTTTTAATAAAGATTACAGAGAAAAGAAGATGAAAGTTATAAAGTTTGGAGGTAAATCTTTAGCAAACGAAAAAGGTTTACAGAATGCTATAGATATTATTGTTGATAAAGATAAAAATGGAGAAAAATTTACAGTAGTTCTATCTGCAAGAGGAAATTCTACTAATGACTTGGAAACCATTTTAGATTTGGCAGCTACTAAAAAAGATTATAAAACTGAATTTAAAAAGTTTAAAGAATATCAACAAGAACCTAGTAATTCAGTTGATTTAAATGAGCAGTTTACAAAACTAGAAACCATTTTTGAAGGGGTTTCTTTATTGGGTGATTTTAGCCAAAAAATAAAAGACGAGGTTTTAGCACAAGGAGAGTTGCTATCTGTAAAATTAGTAGCAAGTTTATTGGAGAAAGAGGGTTTATCCGTTAATCCTGTTGATGCTAGATCTCTTATAATTACTGATGAAAACTTTGGAAATGCGCAACCAATTCAATCAGAATCTAAAGAAAAGGTGCTTCAATTTTTCAAAGAGAACAAAGACGCAATTAATATTGTAACTGGTTTTATTTCATCAAACAAAAAAGGAGAAACAACTACTTTAGGTAGAAATGGAAGTAATTACACAGCAGCATTATTGGCCAACTTTTTAGATGCAGATGAATTACAAAATTACACACATGTAAATGGAATTTTTACAGCAAATCCAGATATTGTTGCTGATGCTAAAAAAATAGCACAGTTATCATTTTCTGAGGCAAATGAATTGGCCAATTTTGGAGCGAATATTTTGCATGCAAAAACTATCATTCCTTTATTGGAGAAAAACATCAACTTACGTATTTTAAATACGTTTAATAAAGAAGATCAAGGTACATTAATCACTTCTGAATCTTCAACAAAAGGAATCAAATCAATTTCAACAATAGATAATGTTTCTTTAATAAATTTTGAAGGTAGAGGTTTACTTGGTAAAGTTGGTATTGATGCTAGAATTTTTAAAACCTTAAGTGATAGAGACATCAATGTAAGCATTATTGCACAAGGTTCTTCTGAAAGAGGTATAGGTTTAATTATCGATTCAGATAAAGCAAAACAAGCTGTTGAAGCTTTAGAGAAAGAGTTCGAAAATGACCTTTATGCCCAAGATGTTAATCAAGTTTCAGTAAATAATGATGTTGCAGTTATTTCTATTATTGGACAAGATTTAAGCGAATTTCATCATCCATATAATGCGTTAATAAAAAATCAAATTGTTCCACTTTTATTTAACAACACAGTTTCTGGTAAAAATGTGAGTTTGGTTGTTAAAAAAGAGCAATTATATAAAGCTGTTAACGTAATTCATGGTCAAGTTTTTGGAGTAACCAAAAAGATAAATATTGCTGTTTTTGGTAAAGGTTTGGTTGGTGGAACATTAATAGATCAAATAATAGAAAACACACAATCTGTATTAGAAAGACGTAAAATTCAATTGAATGTTTTTGCAGTTGCAAATTCTAAAAAAGTGCTCTTAAATAAAAATGGAGCTACTAAAAATTGGAAACAAAATTTATTAGAAAATGGTGATGAAAATGCATCTGTAGATGATATTATTGCCTTTGCAAAAAAGCATCACTTAGAAAATTTAATTGCTGTAGATAATACAGCAAGTATAAACTTTGTTGGTAATTATATTTCGTTAATTGAAGCTGGTTTCGATTTAGTTTCGTGCAATAAAATTGCAAATACCTTGTCTTTTGATTTTTATAAAGAAGTAAGAGCAAAGTTAAAAGAATACAAAAAACAATATTTATACGAAACCAATGTTGGTGCAGGTTTACCTTTAATAGATACCATTCGTTTATTACATGAATCTGGAGAGAATATCACCAAAATTAGAGGAGTTTTCTCAGGAAGTTTAAGTTATTTATTCAATAATTTTTCTGCAAACAATGTTCCTTTTTCTGAAGTTTTACAAGAAGCTATAGATAAAGGTTTTACAGAACCAGATCCAAGAGAAGATTTAGGTGGAAATGATGTAGCTAGAAAATTATTGATTTTAGCAAGAGAATTAGATTTAGAAAACGAGTTTGATGAGGTAAACATCAAAAATTTAATACCAGAAAATTTAAGAGAAGGTTCTCCTGAAGATTTTTTAAGCAAGCTTGATTTATTGAACGAAGAATATCAAACTATTAAAGAACAACAAGAAGAAAATCATGTGCTCAGATACATAGGTGAGTTAAGTGGAGATCTATCTAAAGAAAAAGGTAACTTAGAAGTAAAACTAGTTTCTACACCAACAAATACTCCTTTAGGTTCATTAAAAGGTTCTGATGCAATTTTTGAAATTTACACAGAATCTTATGGAGAACAACCCATTGTAATTCAGGGAGCAGGAGCAGGAGCAAGTGTAACTGCAAGAGGTGTTTTTGGTGATATTTTAAGATTGGCAAAACATAATAATTAA
- a CDS encoding O-acetylhomoserine aminocarboxypropyltransferase/cysteine synthase family protein yields MSTHKLATNALHAGHDVKSNGGARAVPIYQTSSYVFNDSDHAANLFSLAELGFIYTRLNNPTNQILQERLAAVEGGIGAVVFASGTSAISTGLLTLLKAGDHIVASSSLYGGTFNLLNVTLPRFGITTTFVDASNPDNFAAAVQENTRAFFVESLGNPKLDVLDLEAIAEHSKAAEVPFIVDNTVATPALLNPIKHGANIVIHSLTKYIGGQGTSLGGAIIDGGTFNWANGKFPEFTEPSAGYHGLKYYEVLGAASYTFKLILEGLRDFGGALSPTNAFNIIQGLETLPVRIKQHSENALALATWLEEQEEVAWVNYPGLKSNKYNELAKKYLPKGQSGIVTFGHKGGYEAAKTIADKTKVFSLLANIGDTKSLIIHPASTTHQQLDEVAQEGAGVSQDLIRLSVGIEDLEDLKADLKAAFSEI; encoded by the coding sequence ATGAGTACTCACAAATTAGCAACAAATGCGTTGCACGCAGGTCATGATGTAAAATCTAATGGAGGAGCAAGAGCTGTTCCTATTTATCAAACATCATCTTATGTTTTTAATGATTCAGATCATGCAGCAAACTTATTCTCCTTAGCAGAATTAGGTTTTATTTACACAAGGTTAAACAACCCAACAAATCAAATTTTACAAGAACGTTTGGCAGCTGTAGAAGGTGGAATAGGAGCAGTTGTTTTTGCTTCTGGAACATCAGCAATTTCTACAGGTTTATTAACATTATTAAAAGCTGGTGATCATATTGTTGCTTCTAGCAGTTTGTATGGAGGAACGTTTAATTTATTAAATGTAACATTGCCTAGGTTTGGCATTACTACCACATTTGTAGATGCTTCTAATCCTGATAATTTTGCAGCAGCTGTGCAAGAAAATACAAGAGCATTTTTTGTAGAATCTTTAGGAAATCCTAAGTTAGATGTATTAGATTTAGAGGCAATAGCTGAGCATTCTAAAGCTGCAGAAGTTCCTTTTATTGTAGATAATACTGTAGCTACACCAGCTTTATTAAACCCAATTAAACATGGAGCTAACATTGTAATTCATTCACTAACGAAATATATTGGTGGTCAAGGAACATCTTTAGGGGGTGCAATAATTGATGGAGGAACCTTTAATTGGGCAAATGGTAAATTTCCAGAATTTACAGAGCCTTCAGCAGGTTACCATGGTTTAAAATATTATGAAGTTTTAGGTGCAGCATCTTATACGTTTAAACTAATTTTAGAAGGATTACGTGATTTTGGAGGAGCATTAAGTCCTACAAATGCATTCAATATAATACAAGGTTTAGAAACATTACCTGTTAGAATTAAACAACATTCAGAAAATGCATTAGCACTTGCAACTTGGTTAGAAGAGCAAGAAGAAGTTGCTTGGGTAAATTATCCAGGTTTAAAGAGCAATAAATATAATGAGTTAGCAAAAAAGTATTTACCTAAAGGTCAAAGTGGAATTGTAACTTTTGGTCATAAAGGAGGTTACGAAGCTGCAAAAACCATTGCAGATAAAACAAAAGTATTTTCTTTACTGGCTAATATTGGAGATACTAAATCACTAATTATTCATCCAGCAAGTACTACTCATCAGCAATTAGATGAAGTTGCTCAAGAAGGAGCAGGTGTTTCGCAAGATTTAATACGTTTATCTGTTGGTATAGAAGATTTAGAAGATTTAAAAGCAGATTTAAAAGCGGCTTTTTCAGAAATATAA
- the metK gene encoding methionine adenosyltransferase, translating into MSYLFTSESVSEGHPDKVADQISDALIDNFLAFDKSSKVACETLVTTGQVILAGEVKSNTYLDVQHIARDVINKIGYTKSEYMFDGNSCGVLSAIHEQSPDINQGVDRSSPEEQGAGDQGMMFGYATDETENYMPLALELSHRLLKELAEIRRENSDITYLRPDAKSQVTIEYSDDNIPQRIDAIVISTQHDDFDASEEVMLSRIKKDIVEILIPRVIAKLPTHIQKLFTDNITYHINPTGIFVIGGPHGDTGLTGRKIIVDTYGGKGAHGGGAFSGKDPSKVDRSGAYATRHIAKNLVAAGLCKEVLVQVSYAIGVAKPTSINVETYGTATVDLTDGEISKKVEEIFDMRPYFIEQRLKLRTPIYSDTAAYGHMGRTPEIKTVTFSNPMGETVSEEVETFTWEKLDYVDKIKESFQL; encoded by the coding sequence ATGTCATATTTATTTACCTCAGAAAGTGTTTCTGAAGGACATCCAGATAAAGTTGCAGATCAAATTTCAGATGCATTAATCGATAATTTTTTAGCATTTGATAAATCTAGTAAAGTAGCTTGTGAAACTTTGGTTACTACTGGTCAAGTAATTTTAGCTGGTGAAGTAAAATCGAATACATATTTAGATGTACAACACATTGCAAGAGACGTTATCAATAAAATTGGTTATACAAAAAGTGAGTACATGTTTGATGGGAATTCATGTGGAGTTCTCTCTGCAATTCACGAGCAATCGCCAGACATTAATCAGGGTGTAGATAGATCTAGCCCAGAAGAACAAGGTGCAGGAGATCAAGGTATGATGTTTGGTTATGCCACAGACGAAACTGAAAATTACATGCCTTTGGCTTTAGAATTATCTCACAGATTGTTAAAAGAATTGGCAGAAATTAGAAGAGAAAATTCAGACATTACTTATTTAAGACCAGATGCTAAAAGCCAAGTAACTATTGAGTATTCTGATGATAACATTCCACAGAGAATAGATGCAATTGTAATTTCTACACAACATGATGATTTTGATGCGTCTGAAGAAGTTATGTTGTCAAGAATTAAAAAGGATATTGTAGAGATTTTAATTCCTAGGGTTATTGCAAAATTACCTACTCATATTCAAAAATTGTTTACTGATAATATTACTTATCACATAAATCCAACAGGAATTTTTGTTATTGGTGGTCCTCATGGAGATACAGGTTTAACTGGTCGTAAAATTATTGTGGATACTTATGGAGGAAAAGGTGCTCATGGAGGAGGAGCTTTTTCTGGTAAAGACCCAAGTAAAGTAGACAGATCTGGAGCTTATGCTACAAGACATATTGCAAAAAATTTAGTGGCTGCTGGTTTATGTAAAGAAGTTTTAGTACAAGTTTCTTATGCTATTGGAGTTGCAAAACCAACCAGTATAAATGTTGAAACTTATGGCACTGCAACTGTTGATTTGACTGATGGAGAAATCAGTAAAAAAGTAGAAGAAATTTTCGATATGCGTCCTTATTTTATAGAACAACGTCTAAAATTAAGAACACCTATTTATTCTGATACTGCTGCTTATGGACATATGGGTAGAACTCCAGAAATAAAAACGGTTACTTTCTCAAATCCTATGGGTGAAACTGTTTCTGAAGAAGTAGAAACTTTTACATGGGAAAAACTAGATTATGTAGATAAAATTAAAGAATCTTTTCAACTATAA